The following are encoded together in the Macrobrachium nipponense isolate FS-2020 chromosome 14, ASM1510439v2, whole genome shotgun sequence genome:
- the LOC135226574 gene encoding serine/threonine-protein kinase 17A-like, translated as MEECKGRGQVGPGVAVLDDHKGFLQLTKEALESLIRKDPITDHYEVEQTPFARGKFAAVRRARCLRSGTWYAAKVMRKRRRAQDVRHEILHEAAVLVLAKSSPRIVTLHQLYETASEVILVLELAGGGELQRVIDEEESLQEDVVRQYMRNILTGLHYLHTHNIAHLDLKPQNLLLMGKHPKSDVKLCDFGISRIILSNIEVREVLGTPDYVAPEILQYEPISLATDMWSVGVLVYVLLTGHSPFGGDTKQETFLNISQGQVDFPEDLFSNVSTQATDFISHLLIVDPSSRMTVEEALQHQWLSGVTSPLSSPLISSSSPSCTSEKNAKRADTPHKDVSDGKTGKSSPRINGAPNNIPLANGSESNSHASKRLVSSSRSISPLLSSSMATTVKLARELEVHTYHGSREVDSSNKNTKTINKENNKNSLNKSSESILLGHSKDLSVGNSKPRSVPKSTVKHTREPEMSRKSVLAKEIGKENKESPKEKLKPSPLSMRRQSTKCDPSSAEQPKFSSLQAPVSIILEKGIIC; from the exons GGGTAAATTTGCCGCCGTCAGACGAGCCCGATGCCTCCGTTCGGGAACATGGTACGCTGCGAAGGTGATGCGCAAGCGCAGGCGAGCGCAGGATGTTCGACACGAAATCCTACACGAGGCTGCGGTGCTCGTCCTGGCAAAATCGTCCCCGAGGATCGTGACGCTACACCAACTCTATGAGACAGCTTCGGAAGTCATACTCGTTCTGGAACT GGCTGGTGGAGGTGAACTGCAGAGAGTGATTGATGAAGAAGAAAGCCTACAAGAGGATGTCGTTCGCCAGTACATGAGGAATATACTAACAGGTTTACACTACTTGCATACTCACAACATTGCGCATCTTGATTTGAAG CCACAAAATTTATTGCTAATGGGAAAACATCCAAAGAGCGACGTCAAACTCTGTGACTTTGGCATCTCAAGAATAATCCTGTCAAATATCGAAGTCCGGGAGGTTCTTGGCACTCCAGATTATGTTG CACCTGAAATTCTCCAGTATGAACCCATCAGTTTAGCGACAGATATGTG GTCAGTTGGAGTGCTAGTGTATGTCCTCTTGACAGGCCATTCACCATTTGGTGGTGATACAAAACAAGAGACCTTCCTAAACATATCACAAGGACAAGTTGATTTCCCCGAGGACCTCTTCAGTAATGTTTCAACACAGGCTACAGACTTCATATCACATCTGCTTATTGTAGATCCCAG TTCTCGGATGACAGTAGAAGAAGCTTTGCAGCATCAGTGGCTGAGTGGAGTGacgtctcctctctcatctccatTAATATCATCTTCATCTCCTTCTTGCACATCGGAAAAGAATGCAAAAAGAGCAGATACTCCTCATAAAGATGTGAGTGATGGAAAAACTGGAAAGTCATCCCCAAGGATTAACGGAGCACCAAATAACATTCCTCTGGCTAATGGAAGTGAATCAAACTCTCATGCAAGTAAGAGGCTCGTCAGCTCTAGCAGAAGCATTTCACCATTACTTTCATCATCCATGGCTACTACAGTGAAGCTTGCAAGGGAGCTGGAAGTGCACACGTATCACGGAAGTAGAGAAGTTGACAGCTCGAATAAGAATACTAAAACAATTAACAAGGAAAACAATAAGAATTCCCTGAATAAAAGTAGTGAATCTATTTTACTTGGACATAGCAAGGACCTTTCTGTTGGAAATTCAAAACCCAGGTCAGTCCCAAAAAGTACTGTCAAACATACCAGGGAACCTGAAATGTCAAGAAAATCAGTGCTGGCAAAGGAAATtggaaaggaaaacaaagagaGCCCTAAAGAAAAGCTGAAGCCTTCTCCTTTGTCAATGAGACGCCAAAGCACAAAGTGTGATCCGTCTTCAGCAGAGCAACCTAAGTTTAGTTCATTGCAAGCTCCTGTCAGTATTATATTAGAAAAAGGGATCATATGCTAA